A single genomic interval of Oceanithermus profundus DSM 14977 harbors:
- a CDS encoding DUF6615 family protein → MAKPSLCKDFLRASWWTWHFMKHGYNLRLLPGEETITDNLLIYLVHRHQKQLRIYRLNKSEESEYGADWEWWFHTRRTKEADVWVGMRVQAKKLNPCTLRYESLGKGEQADNLIEQVHEPLDKFIRDIAEKKKFMAPIYVFYNYWCLEAACQEKTLQKHGEQTCSDNTVFDHADHPCKKHPPGCTMADARKVRELIRGKKPSHALNFWNLHQEMFCWADLVCCKGERNHMSGNGTVGIAEHVEEVLRSHGIETRHRDRGRNNDGYRSFLIESPPTYVQKILQGEELSEREALEVDAGFVWVISGDDVQQDAAYCCLDSLYKPTV, encoded by the coding sequence ATGGCCAAACCTTCGCTGTGTAAGGACTTCCTTCGTGCCAGTTGGTGGACGTGGCACTTCATGAAGCATGGCTACAATCTACGCCTTTTGCCCGGCGAAGAAACGATAACGGACAACCTGCTCATTTACTTGGTCCACAGGCACCAAAAACAGCTGCGGATTTACAGGTTAAACAAGAGCGAGGAGAGCGAATACGGCGCCGATTGGGAGTGGTGGTTCCATACCCGCCGAACCAAAGAAGCCGATGTTTGGGTTGGGATGCGAGTACAGGCGAAAAAGCTAAATCCGTGTACTTTGCGCTACGAAAGCCTTGGGAAAGGAGAACAAGCCGACAACTTGATTGAGCAAGTACATGAACCGCTCGACAAGTTCATACGGGATATTGCAGAAAAAAAGAAATTTATGGCGCCAATTTATGTATTTTATAACTATTGGTGCTTGGAAGCGGCCTGTCAAGAAAAGACATTACAGAAGCACGGCGAGCAGACGTGCAGCGATAATACTGTTTTTGACCATGCCGATCATCCATGCAAGAAACACCCACCTGGATGCACAATGGCCGACGCCCGCAAGGTCCGCGAATTGATCCGCGGAAAGAAGCCAAGCCACGCTCTGAACTTTTGGAATCTTCACCAAGAAATGTTCTGCTGGGCGGACCTTGTGTGCTGCAAAGGCGAGCGCAACCACATGAGTGGTAATGGAACCGTTGGCATCGCGGAACACGTCGAAGAGGTCTTGCGGTCGCACGGCATCGAAACCAGACATCGCGACCGAGGCCGCAACAATGACGGATACCGTAGTTTTTTAATTGAGTCCCCGCCAACTTACGTTCAAAAAATCCTTCAGGGCGAGGAGCTGAGTGAAAGAGAGGCGCTAGAAGTTGACGCCGGTTTCGTTTGGGTGATTTCCGGAGACGACGTGCAGCAGGACGCCGCGTACTGCTGTCTCGATTCGCTATACAAGCCGACGGTATGA
- a CDS encoding serine/threonine-protein kinase — protein MDVLAGRYRLIEPIGSGGMAEVWRARDERVGREVAVKLLHAHVHPLERERFAQEVRALAALSHPGVVAIYDLGEEEGRTYFVMELVKGGTFDRLGPFESGPEGLVILEAALEVLAALGHLHARGILHRDLTPKNILLTEEGRPKLMDFGLAYLAEATRHFTRTGYTLGTPQYMAPEQAKGVALTPAADLYAFGAVLYRTLTGRPPFEGEHDQAVLYQHVYEPPRDPLELNPALPAALSAWLLRMLEKEPADRPPSAAQARRELAAVLEAVRAELSGTARAGLARSGHYPSGPVRPERLEPSARAAFEGEAVWPMEPVARAGRLAVGGGAALHLFRVPGLEPASPFPASDEVTAAPALTEDRVYFADWEGVLRARGLGGARLFEHKTRAEVTASPLVTARRVYLAGRDGYLYALTPEGELEWAFEAGGHLSAGPTLYRGMLFAASESGWLFALEPASGKLVYKVEAGPIHAHIPAAGGVLVLPTWAGEVHAFDPLAREVLWTYDVEGELWGSPAVGEGRVYVAGWSGVLYALDLKTGDEAWTAEVGRVTAGLSLAGGVLYLATEAGEVRALDAASGRELWRAEGLGEVQAAPLPHAGRLYVATLEGRLLEFKGG, from the coding sequence GTGGACGTTCTCGCCGGCCGCTACCGGCTCATCGAGCCCATCGGCTCCGGGGGCATGGCCGAGGTTTGGCGCGCCCGCGACGAGCGCGTGGGCCGCGAGGTGGCCGTAAAGCTGCTGCACGCCCACGTGCACCCGCTCGAGCGCGAACGCTTCGCCCAGGAGGTGCGGGCGCTGGCCGCGCTCAGCCACCCGGGCGTGGTGGCCATCTACGACCTGGGCGAGGAGGAGGGCCGCACCTACTTCGTGATGGAGCTGGTGAAGGGCGGCACCTTCGACCGGCTGGGGCCGTTCGAGTCGGGGCCCGAGGGGCTCGTCATCCTGGAGGCGGCGCTCGAGGTGCTGGCGGCGCTCGGCCACCTGCACGCGCGCGGCATCCTGCACCGCGACCTGACGCCCAAGAACATCCTCCTCACCGAGGAGGGCCGCCCCAAGCTGATGGACTTCGGCCTCGCCTACCTGGCCGAGGCCACCCGCCACTTCACCCGCACCGGCTACACCCTGGGAACGCCCCAGTACATGGCCCCGGAGCAGGCCAAGGGGGTGGCCCTCACCCCCGCGGCCGACCTCTACGCCTTCGGGGCCGTCCTCTACCGCACCCTCACCGGCCGCCCGCCCTTCGAGGGCGAGCACGACCAGGCCGTCCTCTACCAGCACGTCTACGAGCCGCCGCGCGACCCGCTCGAGCTCAACCCCGCGCTGCCCGCCGCACTTTCGGCCTGGCTCTTGCGCATGCTGGAAAAGGAGCCCGCCGACCGGCCGCCTTCGGCGGCCCAGGCGCGGCGCGAGCTCGCGGCGGTGCTGGAGGCGGTGCGGGCCGAGCTCTCGGGCACCGCGCGCGCGGGCCTGGCCCGCAGCGGCCACTACCCCTCGGGGCCGGTGCGGCCCGAGCGGCTCGAGCCAAGCGCCCGGGCGGCCTTCGAGGGCGAGGCCGTCTGGCCCATGGAGCCGGTGGCCCGCGCCGGGCGGCTGGCCGTGGGCGGGGGCGCGGCGCTGCACCTCTTCCGGGTGCCGGGGCTCGAGCCCGCTTCGCCCTTCCCCGCCAGCGACGAGGTGACCGCCGCCCCCGCGCTCACCGAGGACCGCGTCTACTTCGCCGACTGGGAGGGGGTGCTTCGCGCCCGCGGCCTGGGCGGGGCCCGCCTCTTCGAACACAAGACCCGCGCCGAGGTGACCGCGAGCCCGCTCGTGACCGCGCGGCGCGTCTACCTGGCGGGGCGCGACGGCTACCTCTACGCCCTCACCCCCGAAGGGGAGCTCGAGTGGGCCTTCGAGGCCGGGGGGCACCTTTCGGCGGGGCCCACCCTCTACCGCGGGATGCTCTTCGCCGCCAGCGAATCGGGCTGGCTCTTCGCGCTCGAGCCGGCGAGCGGAAAGCTCGTCTACAAGGTCGAGGCCGGCCCCATCCACGCCCACATCCCCGCGGCCGGGGGGGTGCTGGTGCTGCCCACCTGGGCCGGCGAGGTGCACGCCTTCGACCCGCTGGCGCGCGAGGTGCTGTGGACCTACGACGTCGAAGGCGAGCTCTGGGGCAGCCCCGCGGTCGGCGAGGGGCGCGTCTACGTGGCCGGCTGGAGCGGCGTCCTCTACGCCCTCGACCTGAAGACGGGCGACGAGGCCTGGACGGCCGAGGTGGGCCGGGTCACCGCCGGGCTCAGCCTCGCCGGCGGGGTGCTCTACCTGGCCACCGAGGCGGGCGAGGTGCGGGCGCTCGACGCCGCCAGCGGCCGCGAGCTGTGGCGCGCCGAGGGGCTGGGCGAGGTCCAGGCCGCGCCGCTGCCGCATGCGGGCCGCCTCTACGTGGCCACGCTCGAGGGCCGTCTGCTCGAGTTCAAGGGGGGCTGA
- the murA gene encoding UDP-N-acetylglucosamine 1-carboxyvinyltransferase has protein sequence MQQPLIIQGGTPLRGELRVNPAKNAALPILVGSLLTREPVTLEEVPRLRDIEVLLELLAHLGTRYAWEGRTLHLHTPEITRTQAPYELVSKMRASFIVLGALLAREGEGEVSMPGGCAFGPRPVDLHIKALRDLGVEIHEESGTFTARRAGWPEGEVVFDRPTVGGTEQVMLAAALGPTEVTIVNAALEPEIVDFANFLQMLGVQIEGAGTAKMTIRGADALGGGRYRIIPDRIEAGTYLLAVAATRGEVLLEGARPEHMDALLSKLKNAGHTVVTGTDWVRLKSTANPEPFDVDAREYPGFPTDLQPPVTAYLATVPGVSLVRDLVYPDRFTHVGELARLGAELHLKERVLAVHGRGLTGARIKAFDIRGGGAMVIAALAAEGETVIEGMQHVGRGYEDLEDRLRQLGAVVYGEPVRLEQAAD, from the coding sequence ATGCAGCAACCGTTGATCATCCAAGGAGGCACGCCCCTGCGGGGCGAACTGCGGGTCAACCCCGCCAAGAACGCGGCGTTGCCCATCCTCGTGGGCAGCCTGCTCACGCGCGAGCCCGTCACCCTGGAAGAGGTGCCGCGGCTGCGCGACATCGAGGTCCTGCTCGAGCTGCTCGCCCACCTGGGCACCCGCTACGCCTGGGAGGGCCGCACCCTCCACCTGCACACCCCCGAGATCACCCGTACCCAGGCCCCCTACGAACTCGTCAGCAAGATGCGCGCCAGCTTCATCGTGCTGGGCGCGCTCCTCGCCCGCGAGGGCGAGGGCGAGGTGAGCATGCCCGGCGGCTGCGCCTTCGGCCCCCGCCCGGTGGACCTGCACATCAAGGCGCTGCGGGACCTGGGCGTCGAGATCCACGAGGAAAGCGGCACCTTCACCGCCCGCCGCGCCGGCTGGCCCGAAGGCGAGGTCGTCTTCGACCGCCCCACCGTGGGCGGCACCGAGCAGGTGATGCTGGCCGCGGCCCTGGGCCCCACCGAGGTGACCATCGTCAACGCCGCGCTCGAGCCCGAGATCGTCGACTTCGCCAACTTCCTGCAGATGCTCGGCGTCCAGATCGAGGGCGCCGGCACCGCCAAGATGACGATCCGCGGCGCCGATGCGCTGGGCGGCGGCCGCTACAGGATCATCCCCGACCGCATCGAGGCCGGCACCTACCTGCTGGCCGTGGCCGCCACCCGCGGCGAGGTGCTGCTCGAGGGCGCCCGCCCCGAGCACATGGACGCGCTGCTCTCGAAATTGAAGAACGCCGGCCACACCGTCGTCACCGGCACCGACTGGGTGCGCCTGAAGAGCACCGCGAACCCGGAGCCCTTCGACGTGGACGCCCGCGAATACCCCGGCTTCCCCACCGACCTGCAGCCGCCGGTGACCGCCTACCTGGCCACCGTGCCCGGCGTCAGCCTGGTGCGCGACCTCGTCTACCCCGACCGCTTCACCCACGTGGGCGAGCTCGCCCGCCTGGGCGCGGAGCTGCACCTCAAGGAGCGGGTGCTGGCGGTGCACGGGCGCGGCCTCACCGGCGCGCGCATCAAGGCCTTCGACATCCGCGGCGGCGGGGCCATGGTCATCGCCGCGCTGGCCGCCGAGGGCGAGACGGTGATCGAGGGCATGCAGCACGTGGGCCGCGGCTACGAAGACCTCGAAGACCGCCTGCGCCAGCTGGGCGCGGTCGTCTACGGCGAGCCGGTGCGGCTCGAGCAGGCGGCGGACTGA
- a CDS encoding methyltransferase domain-containing protein gives MKRGAPMGSGPWPFFLLALGLSWLFWVPLAVLQVNVWGWPAVAFGALGLFGPALAETLLLARRSDPALWRDYRSRLFDPRRIRAPVWAVIALGFPLINAAALALYVSGGGSWPAFETARQLWAEPWRLLPYAAFMLLFGPLPEELGWRGYALDRLQRYRSALASSLILGAVWGLWHLPLFFLPGTYQHDRLGFLSAGFWSFLFGTLTASVLFTWIYNRANRSTLAAVLFHFSINFSGELFDLPQGAQLYRTALVALWTVAVVAFEGPRTLRGGAAWARFFGRGAFAPDLSFVLLSPLRRLVLPPERLAERLHLNEDARVLELGPGPGYFSVAVARRLPRGRLELLDLQPQMLERARRRLARAGLESRAGFTVGAADAPLPWGDGSFDVAFLVAVLGELNDPLACLREVRRVLKPGGLLSITEQPGDPDFVPAERVRELAARAGFAPCESYGSGRNFTLNFRSPA, from the coding sequence GTGAAACGCGGTGCGCCCATGGGGTCGGGCCCCTGGCCCTTCTTTCTGCTGGCGCTCGGCCTTTCTTGGCTGTTTTGGGTACCCCTCGCCGTTCTCCAGGTCAACGTGTGGGGGTGGCCCGCCGTCGCCTTCGGCGCCCTCGGCCTGTTCGGGCCCGCGCTTGCGGAAACGCTGCTGCTGGCGCGCCGCAGCGACCCCGCGCTTTGGCGCGACTACCGCAGCCGGCTGTTCGACCCCCGCAGAATCCGGGCCCCGGTCTGGGCCGTGATCGCGCTGGGCTTCCCCCTCATCAACGCGGCCGCGCTGGCCCTCTACGTGTCGGGCGGGGGGTCGTGGCCGGCCTTCGAAACGGCCCGGCAGCTCTGGGCCGAACCCTGGAGGCTGCTTCCGTACGCGGCCTTCATGCTCCTGTTCGGCCCGCTGCCCGAAGAGCTCGGCTGGCGGGGCTACGCGCTGGACCGGCTGCAGCGGTACCGCAGCGCGCTGGCCTCGAGCCTGATCCTGGGCGCCGTCTGGGGGCTGTGGCACCTGCCGCTGTTCTTCCTTCCGGGAACGTACCAGCACGACCGCCTGGGCTTCCTGAGCGCGGGTTTCTGGTCGTTCCTGTTCGGCACCCTGACGGCCTCCGTCCTCTTCACCTGGATCTACAACCGCGCCAACCGCAGCACGCTCGCGGCCGTGCTCTTTCACTTCTCCATCAATTTCAGCGGCGAGCTCTTCGACCTGCCGCAGGGCGCCCAGCTTTACAGGACGGCGCTCGTCGCCCTTTGGACCGTCGCCGTGGTGGCCTTCGAAGGCCCGCGCACCCTCCGGGGCGGCGCGGCCTGGGCGCGTTTCTTCGGCCGCGGCGCCTTCGCCCCCGACCTTTCCTTCGTTCTCCTCTCCCCGCTGCGGCGGCTGGTGCTGCCCCCGGAACGCCTGGCCGAGCGCCTGCACCTGAACGAGGACGCGCGCGTCCTCGAGCTGGGCCCGGGCCCGGGCTACTTCAGCGTGGCGGTGGCGCGGCGCCTGCCCCGGGGGCGGCTCGAGCTCCTCGACCTGCAGCCGCAGATGCTGGAGCGGGCCCGCCGCCGCCTCGCGCGCGCCGGCCTCGAGTCCCGCGCGGGCTTCACGGTGGGCGCGGCGGACGCGCCGCTCCCCTGGGGCGACGGCAGCTTCGACGTCGCCTTCCTCGTCGCGGTGCTGGGCGAGCTGAACGACCCCCTGGCCTGCCTGCGGGAGGTCCGGCGCGTGCTCAAACCCGGCGGGCTGCTCTCGATCACCGAGCAGCCCGGCGACCCCGACTTCGTACCCGCGGAGCGCGTGCGGGAGCTCGCGGCCCGGGCGGGGTTCGCGCCCTGCGAGTCCTACGGATCCGGGCGCAACTTCACGCTCAACTTCCGGAGCCCCGCCTAG
- a CDS encoding transposase, protein MEERPRRRRTRLAGYDYRSPGAYFVTLVTQGRACLFGEVDEGVMVTNAAGRMVEEWWLSLPGKFAGALLDAFVVMPNHFHGLLVLNADFSVGADPRVGPEKSGAHTGAPLRRKPTSLPEVMSWFKTMTTNAYIRGVRDEGWPRFEGRLWQRSYHDRIVRNETELDRLRAYIATNPLRWHLDRENPAAGGERGAAPRGTET, encoded by the coding sequence ATGGAGGAGCGCCCCCGCCGCAGGCGCACCCGACTTGCGGGTTACGACTACCGCAGCCCGGGGGCGTACTTCGTCACGCTGGTGACGCAGGGGCGGGCGTGTTTGTTTGGGGAGGTTGACGAGGGCGTGATGGTCACGAACGCCGCCGGCCGGATGGTCGAGGAATGGTGGCTTTCCTTGCCCGGGAAGTTCGCGGGCGCGTTGCTGGACGCCTTCGTGGTCATGCCCAACCACTTCCACGGCTTGCTCGTCCTCAACGCCGATTTCTCGGTAGGGGCCGACCCACGTGTCGGCCCGGAAAAATCGGGCGCACACACGGGTGCGCCCCTACGAAGAAAACCCACCTCCCTTCCCGAGGTCATGAGCTGGTTCAAGACGATGACCACCAACGCCTATATCCGCGGCGTGCGCGACGAGGGCTGGCCCCGCTTCGAAGGCCGCCTCTGGCAACGCAGCTACCACGACCGCATCGTCCGCAACGAAACCGAACTGGATCGCCTGCGCGCGTACATCGCCACCAACCCGCTGCGCTGGCACCTGGACCGGGAGAACCCGGCGGCCGGTGGCGAAAGGGGCGCGGCCCCGCGCGGCACGGAAACGTAA
- a CDS encoding serine hydrolase: MRRGAWGLALALALALAVPAAAQDAAAARVAALFTQKIESRWFAPSFLKQVPAAQVAAIVRQLGGQLGAFEGVRPEGAGYVAVFEKGEVPVSLTLDAQGRIVGLFFKPPRPRLASLAEAEKRMAALAGKKSFLVLKNGEVLAALDPDARLAVGSTFKLSVLAALLERVGAGGLAWEDTRPLEAAYRSLPSGALADWPAGTPLTLADLAGRMLSESDNTATDHLIHLLGRERVEAYAYGNVPLLSTRAAFVIKADPELARRWREAGADERRKLIAEGEARPLPTVQRLFAAPPAPEVEWFYSARELCELAERAAATPLSGINPGLARREAWKQVVYKGGSEPGVLNLTTWLEDDAGARYCVVATWNAEDLDENALFGLYGAVLELLAQKRP, translated from the coding sequence GTGAGGCGGGGCGCGTGGGGGCTCGCCCTGGCCCTGGCGCTCGCGCTGGCCGTGCCCGCCGCGGCCCAGGACGCCGCCGCGGCGCGGGTGGCGGCGCTGTTCACCCAGAAGATCGAAAGCCGCTGGTTCGCCCCGTCGTTTTTGAAGCAGGTGCCCGCGGCCCAGGTGGCGGCGATCGTGCGCCAGCTCGGCGGCCAGCTGGGGGCGTTCGAGGGGGTGCGCCCCGAGGGCGCGGGGTACGTGGCCGTCTTCGAGAAGGGCGAGGTGCCGGTGAGCCTTACCCTCGACGCCCAGGGGCGGATCGTTGGTCTCTTCTTCAAGCCGCCCCGGCCGCGGCTCGCCTCGCTGGCCGAGGCCGAAAAACGCATGGCCGCGCTGGCGGGAAAAAAGAGCTTCCTGGTGCTGAAGAACGGCGAGGTGCTGGCCGCCCTCGACCCCGACGCCCGTCTGGCCGTGGGCTCGACCTTCAAGCTCTCGGTGCTGGCGGCGCTGCTCGAGCGGGTCGGGGCCGGGGGGCTCGCCTGGGAGGACACGCGGCCGCTCGAGGCCGCCTACCGGAGCCTGCCCAGCGGCGCCCTCGCCGACTGGCCCGCGGGCACGCCGTTGACGCTCGCGGACCTGGCGGGGCGGATGCTGAGCGAGAGCGATAACACCGCCACCGACCACCTGATCCACCTGCTTGGGCGTGAGCGGGTGGAGGCCTACGCCTACGGCAACGTGCCGCTGCTCAGCACCCGCGCCGCCTTCGTGATCAAGGCCGACCCCGAGCTGGCCCGGCGCTGGCGCGAGGCGGGCGCGGACGAGCGCCGCAAGCTGATCGCGGAGGGCGAGGCGCGGCCACTGCCCACGGTGCAGCGGCTCTTCGCCGCGCCCCCGGCCCCCGAGGTCGAGTGGTTCTACTCGGCGCGCGAGCTCTGCGAGCTGGCGGAGCGCGCCGCCGCCACCCCGCTTTCCGGCATCAACCCCGGCCTGGCGCGCCGGGAGGCCTGGAAGCAGGTCGTCTACAAGGGCGGCAGCGAGCCGGGCGTGCTCAACCTGACCACCTGGTTGGAGGACGACGCGGGCGCGCGCTACTGCGTGGTGGCCACCTGGAACGCCGAGGACCTGGACGAAAACGCGCTCTTCGGGCTCTACGGGGCGGTGCTCGAGCTGCTGGCGCAAAAGCGGCCTTAG
- a CDS encoding SdpI family protein: MKRHALAVLALIVSWGATLAALAVFPDRIPAHWNAAGEVDRWGSKFEVLILPAVQLLVVAALAVWPRFDPSRRGPWRAWPLLVAATAWGLALLQLGVLYLTWTTLQGAGLNAEGGLRALLVVLGLTFVITGNYLPKAPQNWLFGVRTPWTLSSPRAWQVANRVGGWIFIALGLAVVVAAWWWPPEWVLWGMMAALLLATAYLVWLSWAVWRQEEARS; this comes from the coding sequence ATGAAACGCCACGCGCTGGCCGTCTTGGCCTTGATCGTTAGCTGGGGGGCGACGCTCGCGGCCCTCGCGGTCTTCCCCGACCGCATACCCGCCCACTGGAACGCCGCCGGCGAGGTGGACCGCTGGGGCTCGAAGTTCGAGGTCCTGATCCTGCCGGCGGTGCAGCTCCTCGTCGTGGCCGCGCTCGCGGTCTGGCCGCGCTTCGACCCCAGCCGCCGCGGCCCCTGGCGCGCCTGGCCGCTCCTCGTCGCCGCCACCGCCTGGGGGCTCGCCCTGCTGCAGCTGGGGGTGCTCTACCTGACCTGGACCACCCTGCAAGGCGCGGGCCTGAACGCCGAGGGCGGCCTGCGGGCGCTGCTCGTGGTCCTGGGGCTGACCTTCGTCATCACCGGCAACTACCTGCCCAAGGCCCCGCAGAACTGGCTCTTCGGGGTGCGCACCCCCTGGACGCTCTCGAGCCCGCGCGCCTGGCAGGTGGCGAACCGGGTGGGGGGCTGGATCTTCATCGCCCTGGGGCTGGCCGTCGTCGTCGCCGCCTGGTGGTGGCCTCCGGAGTGGGTGCTGTGGGGGATGATGGCGGCGCTGCTGCTCGCGACCGCGTACCTGGTCTGGCTCTCGTGGGCGGTGTGGCGGCAGGAGGAGGCCCGCTCGTGA
- a CDS encoding metalloregulator ArsR/SmtB family transcription factor gives MPLNRLFKALADPTRREVLRALRTGERSAGELAEAFPLARSTLSQHLRVLREAGLVEVEVRGNRRVYRLAASVMEEALAFLMELGKGAEDETPRAGRLGLDR, from the coding sequence GTGCCACTGAACCGGCTCTTCAAGGCCCTGGCCGACCCCACGCGGCGCGAGGTGCTGCGCGCCCTGCGCACGGGCGAGCGCAGCGCCGGCGAGCTGGCCGAGGCCTTCCCGCTGGCCCGCAGCACGCTCAGCCAGCACCTGCGGGTGCTGCGCGAGGCGGGGCTGGTGGAGGTCGAGGTGCGCGGCAACCGCCGGGTCTACCGCCTGGCCGCCTCGGTGATGGAGGAGGCGCTGGCCTTCCTGATGGAGCTGGGGAAAGGAGCGGAGGATGAAACGCCACGCGCTGGCCGTCTTGGCCTTGATCGTTAG
- a CDS encoding right-handed parallel beta-helix repeat-containing protein has protein sequence MPDLHRLGLPLATLLLLLGCRAQPPAPGGAPPEAAPTRPPALGELRSYATLNAVGFEWRFDVDPEGNAACTLRYREAGAGPWREAWPPYRIRHAPPSPVAGRTGAFDGCAGSVLFLEPGTAYELWLKLEDPDGPSGEGVVTVRTYSEPAVPADAPVFYVVPGSGGGAGTAADPYRGIAEAQRHARPGDVFLLRAGEYAGFSDGEIRFSAAGEEGRWVVWKAAEDGVVFAAPVRVAADYVWLEGVHVRGRPDVADEWGLRTYNNPRRVVVQRNTFTDFHYAIALNHGGTAWVIRDNVIVGDQDPYVCLDANGDEVSGGGCPGLSYGGEGIELNHTAGHTVAHNRISRVADGISYPLENVDVFGNEIFEVTDDGIEADYGYANVRVWGNRITGPRHNGLSFQPMNGGPWYFVRNQVAAPRESTLKLRELSRVLLAHNLLVGWSNAVSAYSGEGMRRVDSLNNLYVSASGRYIWEQYDGGPAWGRLDHDGFDWGGAPMAFKWGSDRRYPDLAGFQAATGLEPHGRVFDRADCFTAWPVARPPEPVPLAAMSLKAGCPAVDAGLVLPNLTGAYAGAAPDLGPYERGLPTPVYGPR, from the coding sequence GTGCCTGACCTGCACCGGCTGGGCCTGCCGCTTGCGACCCTGCTCCTGCTCCTCGGCTGCCGGGCGCAGCCGCCCGCGCCGGGGGGCGCGCCCCCGGAGGCGGCGCCGACGCGGCCGCCCGCCCTGGGCGAGCTGCGCAGCTACGCCACCTTGAACGCGGTCGGCTTCGAGTGGCGCTTCGACGTCGACCCCGAGGGCAACGCCGCCTGCACGCTGCGCTACCGCGAGGCCGGTGCGGGCCCGTGGCGGGAGGCCTGGCCGCCCTACCGCATCCGCCACGCCCCGCCCAGCCCGGTGGCGGGCAGGACCGGGGCTTTCGACGGCTGCGCCGGCTCGGTCCTCTTTCTCGAGCCCGGCACGGCCTACGAGCTCTGGCTGAAACTCGAAGACCCCGACGGTCCTTCAGGCGAGGGCGTGGTCACGGTGCGCACCTACAGCGAGCCGGCGGTGCCGGCGGACGCGCCCGTGTTCTACGTCGTCCCCGGCTCCGGCGGCGGCGCGGGCACGGCCGCCGACCCCTACCGGGGCATCGCCGAAGCGCAGCGGCACGCCCGGCCCGGCGACGTCTTCCTGCTGCGCGCGGGCGAGTACGCGGGCTTTTCCGATGGCGAAATACGGTTCAGCGCAGCCGGCGAGGAGGGGCGCTGGGTGGTCTGGAAGGCGGCCGAGGACGGCGTGGTCTTCGCCGCCCCGGTGCGCGTCGCCGCCGACTACGTCTGGCTTGAGGGGGTGCACGTGCGCGGTCGCCCGGACGTGGCCGACGAGTGGGGGCTGCGCACCTACAACAACCCGCGGCGGGTCGTCGTTCAGCGCAACACCTTCACCGACTTCCACTACGCGATCGCCCTCAACCACGGCGGTACGGCCTGGGTGATCCGCGACAACGTGATCGTCGGCGACCAGGACCCCTACGTCTGCCTGGACGCCAACGGCGACGAGGTGAGCGGCGGCGGCTGCCCGGGGCTCAGCTACGGCGGCGAGGGGATCGAGCTGAACCACACCGCCGGTCACACCGTGGCCCACAACCGCATATCGCGCGTCGCCGACGGGATCTCCTACCCGCTCGAGAACGTCGACGTCTTCGGCAACGAGATCTTCGAGGTGACCGACGACGGCATCGAAGCCGACTACGGCTACGCCAACGTCCGGGTCTGGGGCAACCGCATCACCGGGCCCCGCCACAACGGCCTCAGCTTCCAGCCGATGAACGGCGGCCCCTGGTACTTCGTCCGCAACCAGGTGGCCGCGCCGCGCGAGTCCACCCTCAAGCTGCGCGAGCTGAGCCGGGTGCTGCTGGCCCACAACCTGCTCGTGGGCTGGAGCAACGCTGTGAGCGCCTACAGCGGCGAGGGGATGCGGCGCGTCGACTCGCTGAACAACCTCTACGTCTCGGCCTCGGGCCGCTACATCTGGGAGCAGTACGACGGCGGGCCGGCGTGGGGGCGGCTCGACCACGACGGTTTCGACTGGGGCGGCGCGCCCATGGCCTTCAAGTGGGGGTCCGACCGCCGCTACCCCGACCTGGCGGGTTTCCAGGCCGCGACCGGGCTCGAGCCCCACGGCCGGGTCTTCGACCGCGCGGACTGCTTCACCGCTTGGCCCGTCGCCCGCCCGCCCGAGCCGGTGCCGCTCGCGGCCATGAGCCTGAAGGCCGGCTGCCCTGCGGTCGACGCCGGCCTCGTCCTGCCCAACCTCACCGGCGCCTACGCCGGCGCCGCCCCCGACCTGGGCCCCTACGAGCGCGGCCTTCCGACGCCGGTCTACGGCCCCCGGTAG
- a CDS encoding YrhK family protein has product MTPRVRALLTLLGLSGGLAFVVGSVLFLNPDRYTEGVYLFIYGSTAMLLERLGRLWLDREG; this is encoded by the coding sequence GTGACCCCCCGCGTGCGCGCCCTCCTCACCCTGCTGGGCCTCTCCGGAGGGCTGGCCTTCGTGGTGGGGAGCGTCCTCTTCCTGAACCCCGACCGCTACACCGAGGGGGTCTACCTCTTCATCTACGGCAGCACGGCGATGCTGCTCGAGCGCCTGGGGCGGCTCTGGCTGGACCGCGAGGGTTGA